Proteins encoded by one window of Pyxidicoccus trucidator:
- a CDS encoding RCC1 domain-containing protein — translation MHQKLWSWKKPRSPRCLAVLLLTLAVGCGDEDTSPPPPDRNPRLLTFDEGTQSATSVRVQQSITFRVAVRNAGASSLRFTWKSSSGSFLPPSNTETTSEVRWVAPDCADRGDGDPSISVTATDTKTDSVSRAFAVSIPRCRALLVASGDAHSLARLEDGTVWAWGNNSHGQLGDGTTATRPTPVQVAGLFGTTALAAGGTHSLALDTTGIVRAWGSNAYGQLGGGTSTQSASPVQVSGLSGVTAISAGTHHSLALREDGTVWAWGRNQVGQLGDGTQTQRDTPVQVSGLSGVTAISAGTEHSLALREDGTVWVWGTDGYGQLGNGAEGPLWSFTPVPVTGLTGITAISAGFGHSLAVRDDGTLWAWGLDGAGQIGDGAPASFGVEAPVQVSGLTGVLAADAGGGHSMALRGDGTVWAWGSNDTGQLGDAVPAGVHPAPVQVSGLTRVTAISAGIAHNLALLEDGTVPGWGDNSGGMLGNGRTTNRFTPVPVALLTDVTRLAAGDHHTVALRDDGTVWAWGSNTASQVGDATSVRVRSQPVQVPGLTEVVSVSAGGDHTLAVRNDGTVWTWGSNSANPRSASPVQVSGLTGVRAVATDRLHSLALRDDGTVWAWGDNSTGALGDGTTEERDTRVQVSGLTGVVAISTGLIHSVAVREDGTVWTWGNDENGQLGDGTIGGNQAMPAQVPGLTGITAVAARLGHTLALRDDGTVWAWGFNNAGQLGDGSTTQRASPVQVSGLTGITAIFAGYTHSLAVGADGGVWAWGSNGAGQLGDGSGSQRPIPVRHSGASGITAVAAGRNHSVARRGDGTLLAWGSNSLGQVGDGTSASNPIPAPALLP, via the coding sequence ATGCACCAGAAGCTGTGGTCGTGGAAGAAGCCGCGGTCCCCGCGGTGTCTGGCCGTGCTTCTGCTCACCCTCGCAGTGGGCTGTGGAGACGAAGACACGTCCCCTCCTCCACCGGACCGGAATCCCCGCCTCCTCACGTTCGACGAGGGCACGCAGTCCGCCACCAGCGTGCGCGTCCAGCAGAGCATCACCTTCCGGGTGGCGGTGCGGAACGCCGGCGCGAGCTCCCTGCGCTTCACCTGGAAGTCCTCCTCAGGCAGCTTCCTGCCCCCGAGCAACACGGAGACCACCAGCGAGGTGCGGTGGGTTGCACCGGACTGCGCTGACCGCGGAGACGGCGACCCCTCCATCAGCGTCACGGCCACCGACACGAAGACCGACTCCGTCTCCAGGGCCTTTGCCGTGTCCATCCCCCGCTGCCGGGCCCTCCTCGTCGCCAGCGGCGACGCGCACTCCCTGGCTCGACTCGAGGACGGCACCGTCTGGGCCTGGGGAAACAACTCGCACGGCCAGCTCGGGGACGGAACCACCGCCACGCGCCCCACGCCCGTGCAGGTCGCCGGGTTGTTTGGCACCACGGCGCTGGCGGCTGGCGGTACCCACTCCCTGGCTTTGGACACGACCGGCATCGTCCGGGCCTGGGGCAGCAATGCATATGGCCAGCTCGGCGGTGGCACGTCCACCCAGAGCGCCTCCCCGGTCCAGGTGTCCGGGCTGTCCGGCGTCACCGCCATCTCCGCCGGTACCCACCACTCCCTGGCGCTGCGTGAGGACGGCACCGTCTGGGCCTGGGGCCGCAACCAGGTCGGCCAGCTCGGCGACGGCACGCAGACCCAGCGCGACACGCCCGTCCAGGTGTCCGGGCTGTCCGGCGTCACCGCCATCTCCGCCGGCACCGAACACTCCCTGGCGCTGCGTGAGGACGGCACCGTCTGGGTCTGGGGCACCGACGGCTACGGCCAGCTCGGCAATGGGGCGGAAGGCCCCCTCTGGAGCTTCACCCCCGTCCCGGTGACAGGGCTGACGGGCATCACCGCCATCTCCGCGGGCTTCGGCCACAGCCTGGCCGTGCGCGACGACGGCACCCTCTGGGCCTGGGGACTCGACGGCGCGGGGCAGATTGGCGACGGGGCTCCCGCCAGCTTCGGTGTCGAGGCCCCCGTCCAGGTGTCCGGGCTGACGGGAGTGCTGGCCGCGGACGCCGGCGGTGGTCATTCGATGGCCCTTCGAGGGGACGGCACCGTCTGGGCGTGGGGAAGCAATGACACCGGTCAACTCGGCGACGCGGTGCCCGCCGGCGTGCACCCCGCCCCCGTGCAGGTCTCCGGACTCACGCGTGTCACCGCCATCTCCGCGGGCATCGCCCACAACCTGGCCCTCCTCGAAGACGGCACCGTCCCGGGCTGGGGGGACAACAGCGGGGGCATGCTTGGCAATGGAAGGACCACGAACCGCTTCACTCCCGTGCCGGTGGCGCTGCTCACGGACGTCACCCGGCTCGCGGCGGGTGACCATCACACCGTGGCCCTGCGCGACGACGGCACCGTCTGGGCCTGGGGAAGCAACACGGCTTCGCAGGTGGGCGACGCGACCAGCGTCCGCGTTCGCAGCCAGCCAGTGCAGGTGCCCGGCTTGACGGAAGTCGTCTCCGTCTCCGCTGGCGGGGACCACACCCTGGCCGTGCGCAACGACGGCACCGTCTGGACCTGGGGAAGCAACTCCGCGAACCCCCGAAGCGCCAGCCCCGTCCAGGTCTCCGGGCTGACGGGAGTGCGGGCCGTGGCGACGGACCGCCTCCACTCGCTGGCCCTGCGCGACGACGGCACCGTCTGGGCCTGGGGGGACAACAGCACCGGCGCGCTGGGCGACGGGACGACGGAGGAGCGCGACACCCGGGTCCAGGTCTCCGGGCTGACGGGCGTCGTGGCCATCTCCACGGGGCTCATCCACAGCGTGGCCGTGCGGGAAGACGGCACCGTGTGGACGTGGGGCAATGACGAGAACGGCCAGTTGGGGGATGGGACGATTGGCGGCAACCAGGCCATGCCCGCCCAGGTGCCCGGCCTCACGGGCATCACCGCCGTCGCCGCCAGGCTGGGGCACACCCTGGCCCTGCGCGACGACGGCACCGTCTGGGCCTGGGGCTTCAACAACGCCGGCCAGCTCGGCGATGGAAGCACCACCCAGCGTGCCTCGCCCGTCCAGGTCTCCGGGCTGACGGGCATCACCGCCATCTTCGCCGGCTATACCCACAGTCTGGCCGTGGGCGCCGATGGCGGCGTCTGGGCTTGGGGGAGCAATGGCGCGGGGCAGCTCGGTGATGGGAGCGGCAGTCAGCGCCCCATCCCCGTCCGGCACTCCGGGGCCTCCGGAATCACCGCCGTCGCCGCTGGCAGGAACCACTCCGTCGCCCGGCGGGGTGACGGCACCCTCCTGGCCTGGGGCTCCAACTCGCTGGGGCAGGTCGGGGACGGCACCTCTGCCTCCAATCCCATCCCCGCCCCCGCCCTGCTCCCTTGA
- a CDS encoding energy transducer TonB, with protein sequence MRAKSSSGLFRMGESPAGEGTWERWAPAVLLAVAVHAGLLGLAVAFPSSQPEKAPTAPEPELVFMTFAPPPPAPSAGASAAPVEKPTRARAARPTERPLTVPVPKPVPEPVETKPEPVPEPPVDVAPVPDAPAAEPTGVGAVVGGVVGGVVGGQQGGVLGASGGTGEAVGLKQVSRPPGVLKQVTPEYPRRARSDGIQGRVVVRIIIGTDGRVEPENTRVIRSVPALDAAAMDAVNRWRFSPAIGRDGRPVRVIIEVPVEFSLK encoded by the coding sequence GTGCGGGCGAAGTCGTCCTCAGGGCTGTTCCGCATGGGCGAGTCGCCCGCGGGAGAGGGGACCTGGGAGCGCTGGGCCCCGGCTGTCCTGCTCGCCGTGGCGGTGCACGCGGGCCTGCTCGGGCTGGCGGTGGCGTTCCCGTCCTCCCAGCCGGAGAAGGCGCCCACCGCGCCGGAGCCGGAATTGGTGTTCATGACCTTCGCTCCCCCGCCGCCCGCGCCTTCCGCCGGTGCCTCCGCCGCGCCCGTGGAGAAGCCGACGCGCGCCCGCGCCGCGCGGCCGACCGAGCGTCCGCTGACGGTGCCCGTGCCCAAGCCGGTGCCCGAGCCCGTGGAGACGAAGCCCGAGCCGGTGCCGGAGCCGCCCGTCGATGTCGCGCCGGTGCCGGACGCTCCGGCCGCCGAGCCCACGGGCGTCGGGGCCGTCGTGGGTGGCGTGGTGGGCGGCGTCGTGGGTGGACAGCAGGGCGGGGTGTTGGGGGCTTCGGGCGGGACGGGCGAGGCGGTGGGGCTGAAGCAGGTGTCGCGTCCGCCGGGCGTGCTGAAGCAGGTCACCCCCGAGTATCCCCGCCGCGCGCGCTCGGATGGCATCCAGGGGCGGGTGGTGGTGCGCATCATCATCGGGACGGACGGGCGCGTGGAGCCCGAGAACACGCGGGTGATCCGCTCCGTGCCCGCGCTGGACGCGGCGGCCATGGACGCGGTCAACCGGTGGCGCTTCTCGCCGGCCATCGGCCGTGACGGCCGGCCGGTGCGCGTCATCATCGAAGTCCCCGTCGAGTTCTCCCTGAAGTGA
- a CDS encoding PepSY-associated TM helix domain-containing protein: protein MTSTFRKILFWIHLVVGLVAGLVIAVMSVTGVAIAFEPQLLEWAERDARHVQVPAPDAARLSVDELLTRVRAARPDAQPSGVTVYPEPDAAVLVNLGRESLAYVNPYTGEVRDGGAQGWRDFFHVMEDLHRWLAAHGDNRPVGKAVTGASNAVFLFLAISGLYLWWPRKWTLRAMRPSLWFRRGLKGKARDWNWHNVIGFWSLPVLIVLTASGMVISYKWASDLVFKVTGNTPPASQGPPGQAQVKLPPPPPGAERLGFEALFAEARKGTPGWKSVSLRLGGAPRPGGAPGGAGQDGRPGAQGPRGQAPDAARGQGQQAQAPAAPRAQTPEGQQAQAPGAQAAAAPRAQAPEGQQAQAQQGQPPGGGERGGGAAALTFTVREQGAWPLFASTQVSLDPFTGKVAKQEGYADFNSGRKLRTWLRFLHTGEALGWPGQLIAAIASLGGAVLVWTGFALAWRRFFPRRQARTAAEVQPTSVQPEQETAA, encoded by the coding sequence ATGACCAGCACCTTTCGCAAGATTCTCTTCTGGATCCACCTGGTGGTCGGCCTCGTCGCCGGGCTCGTCATCGCGGTGATGTCCGTGACGGGCGTGGCGATTGCGTTCGAGCCGCAGCTGCTCGAGTGGGCCGAGCGCGACGCGCGCCATGTCCAGGTGCCCGCGCCGGACGCGGCCCGGCTGTCGGTGGACGAGCTGCTGACCCGCGTGCGCGCCGCGCGTCCGGACGCGCAGCCGTCGGGCGTGACGGTGTACCCGGAGCCCGACGCGGCGGTGCTGGTGAACCTGGGCCGCGAGAGCCTGGCCTACGTGAATCCGTACACGGGCGAGGTGCGGGACGGAGGCGCCCAGGGGTGGCGCGACTTCTTCCACGTCATGGAGGACCTGCACCGGTGGCTCGCCGCGCACGGGGACAACCGCCCCGTGGGCAAGGCGGTGACGGGGGCGAGCAACGCGGTGTTCCTCTTCCTCGCAATCTCCGGCCTGTACCTGTGGTGGCCTCGCAAGTGGACGCTGCGCGCGATGCGGCCGTCCCTCTGGTTCCGGCGCGGGCTGAAGGGCAAGGCGCGGGACTGGAACTGGCACAACGTCATCGGCTTCTGGTCGCTGCCCGTGCTCATCGTCCTGACTGCGTCGGGCATGGTCATCTCGTACAAGTGGGCGTCGGACCTGGTGTTCAAGGTGACGGGCAACACGCCTCCCGCGAGCCAGGGCCCGCCGGGCCAGGCGCAGGTGAAGCTGCCGCCGCCGCCTCCGGGGGCCGAGCGCCTGGGGTTCGAGGCCCTCTTCGCCGAGGCCCGGAAGGGGACGCCCGGGTGGAAGTCCGTCTCGCTGCGCCTGGGTGGAGCACCGCGCCCGGGAGGCGCGCCGGGTGGAGCGGGACAGGACGGCCGACCGGGGGCGCAGGGCCCGCGAGGCCAGGCTCCAGACGCCGCGCGAGGGCAGGGGCAGCAGGCGCAGGCTCCCGCCGCTCCGCGAGCGCAGACCCCGGAAGGGCAGCAGGCCCAGGCTCCGGGGGCCCAGGCTGCCGCCGCTCCGCGAGCGCAGGCCCCGGAGGGCCAGCAGGCCCAGGCGCAGCAGGGACAGCCCCCGGGCGGCGGTGAGCGTGGCGGAGGCGCCGCGGCCCTCACCTTCACCGTGCGCGAGCAGGGCGCCTGGCCGCTCTTCGCGTCCACGCAGGTCTCCCTGGATCCATTCACCGGCAAGGTGGCGAAGCAGGAGGGCTACGCCGACTTCAACAGCGGCCGGAAGCTCCGCACGTGGCTGCGCTTCCTGCACACGGGCGAGGCGCTCGGGTGGCCCGGCCAGCTCATCGCGGCCATTGCCTCGCTGGGTGGCGCCGTCCTCGTGTGGACCGGCTTCGCCCTGGCGTGGCGCCGCTTCTTCCCGCGCCGGCAGGCCCGCACCGCCGCAGAGGTGCAGCCCACCTCCGTTCAGCCGGAGCAGGAGACGGCCGCGTGA
- a CDS encoding TonB-dependent receptor, giving the protein MSPKNPRTPGIRSAVGHSGGLRSALRPLGQAAVGLASALAASGAVAQEPASTPPAPAPQVVEGAENPGAAGAAAPGAETGTATQESGQGAEDTFVLPTVKVEGEAEQGYKARESSLTRLPKPLVNTPQSVTVVPEAVLEEQQVTTVREALRNVSGITMSAGEGGRQGDAFILRGFSAQNDISRDGARDLGWYSRDTFNLEGVEAYFGPSAVLFGRGSTGGAINLVTKKPKKTSFQEVSLSGGTAPSGRIAVDVNQALSENLQVRLNGMGELGGAAARDVVKDNRAGLAPSLRFQASENTAFELDYLFQREDGVPDYGEPYFNNYPVSTSLDVPRESFYGVEDSDETRVDAHVASGRLLQRFGENILFTNTLRYGRVDRFARPTAPRGLTPAPAPTTIGRQRFETETDNSYLANLADVRGSFQTGFLKHTTNAGVELTWEKRGQSRFNLNAVGLPTGPNLPADLFDPDPQPDLSGVERVFGNANVGVQRTLGLYAADQIEIGKYVEVLGSIRYDVFNTDYTATAASGAKTRLQNSDKLFNWRAGVVVHPMEKTSVYGMYGTSANPSAEAGSLSADTVSLDPEKNAILEVGAKGEFLDDRLGLSGAVFRISKTDARVPNTDPEGPPQILAGEQRVQGFNVGVAGTLMTGWRMLANYTLMDSAITEHTNPYLVGQRLPNTPRHSISLWSTYQVLENLSVGGGAVYQDVTSVSNPASAAASTNKVPNFWRFDAFASYEWGKAQLQLNLYNLTDALYYDQYYAGHAVPADGVSALLTARYRF; this is encoded by the coding sequence ATGTCCCCCAAGAATCCCCGTACCCCAGGCATCCGCTCTGCAGTCGGTCACTCCGGAGGCCTGCGCTCCGCGCTGCGTCCCCTGGGACAGGCCGCGGTCGGTCTCGCGTCGGCGCTGGCGGCCAGCGGCGCGGTGGCGCAGGAGCCCGCGAGCACCCCTCCGGCTCCGGCGCCGCAGGTGGTGGAAGGGGCGGAGAACCCCGGTGCGGCCGGCGCCGCGGCTCCCGGAGCGGAGACGGGCACGGCCACGCAGGAGTCGGGACAGGGCGCCGAGGACACCTTCGTGCTGCCCACGGTGAAGGTGGAGGGCGAGGCCGAGCAGGGCTACAAGGCCCGTGAGAGCAGCCTCACGCGGCTGCCTAAGCCGCTGGTCAACACGCCGCAGTCCGTCACCGTCGTCCCCGAGGCGGTGCTCGAGGAGCAGCAGGTGACCACGGTGCGCGAGGCGCTGCGCAACGTCTCCGGCATCACCATGAGCGCGGGCGAGGGCGGCCGCCAGGGTGACGCCTTCATCCTCCGTGGCTTCTCCGCGCAGAACGACATCTCGCGCGACGGTGCCCGCGACCTGGGCTGGTACTCGCGCGACACGTTCAACCTGGAGGGCGTGGAGGCCTACTTCGGTCCGTCCGCCGTCCTCTTCGGGCGCGGCTCCACCGGCGGCGCCATCAACCTCGTCACCAAGAAGCCGAAGAAGACCTCCTTCCAGGAAGTCTCCCTGAGCGGTGGCACCGCCCCCTCCGGCCGCATCGCGGTGGACGTCAACCAGGCGCTCTCCGAGAACCTCCAGGTCCGCCTCAACGGCATGGGGGAGCTGGGCGGCGCCGCGGCTCGCGACGTGGTGAAGGACAACCGCGCTGGCCTCGCGCCGTCGCTGCGCTTCCAGGCGAGCGAGAACACCGCCTTCGAGCTCGACTACCTCTTCCAGCGCGAGGACGGCGTCCCGGACTACGGCGAGCCGTACTTCAACAACTACCCTGTCTCCACGAGCCTCGACGTCCCGCGCGAGTCCTTCTACGGCGTGGAGGACTCGGACGAGACGCGGGTGGATGCCCACGTCGCGAGCGGGCGGCTGCTCCAGCGCTTCGGCGAGAACATCCTCTTCACGAACACGCTGCGCTACGGACGGGTGGACCGCTTCGCCCGCCCCACGGCGCCGCGCGGCCTCACGCCCGCCCCGGCCCCGACGACCATCGGCCGGCAGCGCTTCGAGACCGAGACGGACAACTCGTACCTCGCCAACCTGGCGGACGTGCGGGGCTCGTTCCAGACGGGCTTCCTGAAGCACACCACCAACGCTGGCGTCGAGCTGACGTGGGAGAAGCGGGGCCAGAGCCGCTTCAACCTGAACGCGGTGGGCCTGCCCACCGGGCCCAACCTCCCCGCCGACCTGTTCGACCCGGACCCCCAGCCGGACCTGTCCGGAGTGGAGCGCGTCTTCGGCAACGCCAACGTGGGCGTGCAGCGGACGCTGGGGCTCTACGCGGCGGACCAGATTGAAATCGGAAAGTACGTCGAGGTGCTCGGCTCCATCCGCTACGACGTCTTCAACACGGACTACACCGCGACGGCGGCCTCGGGCGCCAAGACGCGCCTGCAGAACAGCGACAAGCTGTTCAACTGGCGCGCGGGCGTCGTCGTGCACCCGATGGAGAAGACGAGCGTGTACGGAATGTACGGCACGTCCGCCAATCCCTCGGCGGAGGCCGGCTCGCTGTCCGCGGACACGGTGAGCCTGGACCCGGAGAAGAACGCCATCCTCGAGGTCGGCGCGAAGGGCGAGTTCCTCGATGACCGGCTGGGCCTCAGCGGCGCGGTCTTCCGTATCAGCAAGACGGACGCGCGCGTGCCGAACACGGACCCGGAGGGGCCGCCGCAGATTCTGGCCGGTGAGCAGCGCGTCCAGGGCTTCAACGTGGGCGTGGCCGGCACCCTCATGACGGGCTGGCGGATGCTGGCGAACTACACGCTGATGGACTCGGCCATCACCGAGCACACCAACCCGTACCTGGTGGGCCAGCGCCTGCCGAACACCCCGAGGCACAGCATCTCCCTCTGGTCGACGTACCAGGTGCTGGAGAACCTGTCCGTGGGCGGCGGCGCCGTCTACCAGGACGTGACGAGCGTCAGCAACCCGGCTTCGGCGGCCGCGTCGACCAACAAGGTGCCCAACTTCTGGCGCTTCGATGCCTTCGCCAGCTACGAGTGGGGCAAGGCCCAGCTGCAGCTCAACCTCTACAACCTCACGGACGCGCTCTACTATGACCAGTACTATGCCGGTCACGCCGTCCCCGCTGACGGAGTCTCCGCGCTGCTGACCGCGCGCTACCGCTTCTAG
- a CDS encoding Fe2+-dependent dioxygenase, producing the protein MMVHIPNVLTAEQVAHCRAVMERASWADGRVTAGYQSGQVKRNLQLPDTGPEARELGDVVLAGLERSALFVSAVLPQRVFPPLFNRYEPGMTFGSHVDNAIRPLTGTAVRLRTDVSATLFLSEPDSYDGGELVVEDTFGSHAVKLPAGDLIIYPATSLHHVTPVTRGVRLASFFWVQSLVRDVSKRALLFDMDTSITQLNREVPRSPALVMLTGVYHNLLRQWAEP; encoded by the coding sequence ATGATGGTCCACATCCCCAACGTCTTGACGGCCGAGCAGGTGGCGCACTGCCGTGCCGTCATGGAGAGGGCCTCCTGGGCGGACGGCCGCGTCACCGCCGGCTACCAGTCCGGGCAGGTGAAGCGGAACCTGCAGCTTCCGGACACCGGGCCGGAAGCGCGCGAGCTGGGGGACGTGGTGCTGGCGGGGCTGGAGCGCAGCGCGCTGTTCGTCTCGGCCGTGCTGCCGCAGCGCGTGTTCCCCCCGCTGTTCAACCGCTACGAGCCGGGCATGACGTTCGGCTCGCACGTGGACAACGCCATCCGTCCGCTGACGGGGACGGCCGTGCGCCTGCGCACGGACGTCTCGGCCACGCTGTTCCTCTCCGAGCCGGACAGCTACGACGGCGGCGAACTGGTGGTGGAGGACACCTTCGGCAGCCATGCGGTGAAGCTGCCGGCGGGGGACCTCATCATCTACCCGGCGACGAGCCTGCACCACGTGACGCCGGTGACGCGTGGCGTGCGGCTGGCGTCGTTCTTCTGGGTGCAGAGCCTGGTGCGGGACGTGTCGAAGCGCGCGCTGCTCTTCGACATGGACACGTCCATCACCCAGCTCAACCGGGAGGTGCCCAGGAGCCCCGCCCTGGTCATGCTGACGGGCGTGTACCACAACCTCCTGAGGCAGTGGGC
- a CDS encoding NUDIX hydrolase: MPYTPIIGTLGYVMSPDGQRVLLIHRNARPDDAHYGKFNGLGGKMDRDEDVAACMRREIREEAGIECVEMSLRGTISWPGFGKQGEDWLGFIFRINRFEGTPLERNPEGSLSWVAVSELPRLNLWDGDRHFLPLVFDADPRPFHGVMPYAGGRAVSWSFTRL; this comes from the coding sequence ATGCCGTACACCCCCATCATCGGCACGCTCGGCTACGTGATGTCGCCGGACGGCCAGCGCGTGCTCCTCATCCATCGCAACGCGAGGCCCGACGATGCGCACTACGGCAAGTTCAACGGCCTGGGCGGGAAGATGGACCGCGATGAGGACGTGGCCGCCTGCATGCGCCGCGAGATTCGCGAGGAGGCAGGCATCGAGTGCGTGGAGATGTCGCTGCGCGGCACCATCTCCTGGCCCGGCTTCGGCAAGCAGGGTGAGGACTGGCTCGGCTTCATCTTCCGGATCAACCGCTTCGAGGGCACTCCGCTGGAGCGCAACCCGGAGGGCTCGCTCTCCTGGGTGGCCGTGTCGGAGCTGCCGCGGTTGAACCTGTGGGATGGAGACCGGCACTTCCTGCCGCTCGTGTTCGACGCGGACCCGCGCCCCTTCCACGGCGTCATGCCCTACGCCGGTGGACGCGCAGTGAGCTGGTCCTTCACCCGGCTGTAG